The Paenibacillus swuensis genome contains the following window.
CGAAGCAAGGCACCAACACAAGCGGCACGCCGCTGTCCAAAACTACACGGGAGGCGTGAATATCCTGAAAGAGGTTGAACTCCTTCGTGTCCGCCCATTGCAAAGCATGCCCGCCAAGCCACACCACGACGATCTTCTCCACAATGCGCGGCTCCATCAAGATGGCGGAGGCTACATTCGTAATCGCTCCGATGGCTACCACATATAAGGGATCATCGTCAGGCGACGCCATGGCGCGTTCAACCAAGTTACGGGCAGCATCGCTTTCCACAGCCGTATCCGCCCCCGGCAAATACTCTGCCGATCCGCGATAAATCGGCATTTCCCCCATTTCCGGCAATAAACCTGAAATTTTCTCCAGCTCGTTGTAGCTTTTCTCCATCCCGTCCCGCGGCCCCGTGGACAGTTCATTAAAGAACGGCGCGGCGTAGAAGGCTTCCACCTGCATCCGCTCTGGAGATTTCAATGCGTAAATCACCGCAAACTGGTCATCAATTTCATTATAAGTATCCGTATCCAACACCATGCGAATTTTGCGGTCGGGATAGGCCAATCGCTCCATTCTCTTTGCATCCGTCAAAACAGGGAAATCCGTCACCTTACATTCCTCCTATGATATAGATACTTCTTCCAGGGTAGGCATTCCGTCCTGCGCACCGAACCGGGTCACAGACAAAGAGGCTGCTTTCACCGCAAAGGAAACGGCGCTTTCCAATGTATGCCCGCTTGCCACACAGTAGCTGAATGCGGCGTTGAACGCATCGCCGGCCCCGGTTGTATCCACGGCATCCACCACGGGCGCCGGAACGGTGCGCAGCTGAGCCAAGGGAAGACCCCCTTCAGCTTGCTCCAAGAACGACACACCCAACTTGCCGCGCGTGACCAGCAGCTTAGGCCCGTTCGCCTCTTGCCAACACCGCATCCCCGCCTCCAACGCTTCCTCGGAGGCATAGGCCTCCCCGGTCAGCGCCTCAAACTCCGTCTCGTTCGGCGTAATGTAATCGGCCAAGCCCAGCAGCTCGACGGGAAGCTCACGCGCAGGCGCGGGATTCAGCACGGTGGCCACACCGGCCTCACGCGCTAACTTCAACGCCTCCCGTACGGTTTCCAAAGGGATCTCCAGCTGGACCAAGACCAGATCCGCCCCCTGAATCAGCGATATGTATCCTTCTATAGATGCCGGCGTGCAATGCCCGTTCGCTCCGGGCACAATGACGATACAATTGTCCTCCGGCGTGTGAAAGATCGTAGCCGTACCGGTCGACGTATCCGTTAACCGCGCAATCGTATCCGTAGCGATGCCGTGCTTCTCCATCTGCCGGACAATCGCGTCTCCGAAGCCGTCTTCTCCCACGGCTCCGATCATGGTGACTTGCGCCCCCAGCTTCGCGCAACCGATTGCTTGGTTCGCACCCTTTCCTCCCGGAATGGTGTGAATTCCTTCACCCATGACGGTTTCGCCGGTCTTCGGCATCCGTTGCATGGAAACCACCAAATCCATATTCAGACTTCCGATGACTACAATGTGTGGCTTTTTCATCTGAAACTTCTCCTTCATCAGTTGATTCCTTGCTGGAATCGTTTTATGATATGGCTATACCTTGTAAGCGCGATCTTCGTAACTATCTAGAATTTTAAAGGATTATCCAACATTTCATTTATACGATTTGGCTTATTAACTTATAGGATTTGGCTAAGATAACGCATCATTAAGATTGGGGATGAAGATATGATTGCTCGTGTGGATTTTGTGTTTACCGCAACCCGGCCAGCCGCGACTTATGTCGGATTGCACCAGCACAGTTGTCATGAATTGGTTTACTATGCCTCGGGTACAGGCAAGACACAAATCGAGAACACAAAGCGCGAGTACCACCCGAATCACTATGCACTCGTTACCGCAGGAACGCCTCATGACGAGCAACGTTTTGAACATACGAACGTAATTTGTGTAGGTTTCCATCTGGAAGGCCAGGAGCTGCCCTTACTTCGCAATTCGCTGTACGCCGACATGACTCACCTCCCTGTTCTGCGCTCACTGCAAGACATGTTAACGGAAATGCAGTCGCAGCAAGCCTACCAAACCCATAAATTAAATGCCCTGATGAGCATGATCGTCATCGATCATTTGCGGATGGCCGCGCCAGCGGATTTCGGTCATAACCAGGATAACTTCGGGTACACCCGCAACTTTATGGACGAAAATTTCAACCAGAAGATGACATTGGAAAGTCTTGCGGCCATGGCTGGCTACAGTTCCGACCACTTTCGGCATCAGTTCAAGACCAAGTTCGGCCTCTCCCCCATGCAATACCTGCTCAACAAACGGCTGGAGAATGCCCGGCGGCTACTGCTCTATTCCAACTTGTCCGTGACTTCCATCGCAATGGAGTGCGGTTTTTCCACAGATGCGCAATTTTGTACTCTATTCAAAAGAGAGCAAGGCACCTCCCCGCGCGCATTCCGCCAACGGTCCGAGGAGAAAGAAGTGTGGGGCGGCCAGAATTAGCCTGTTGTGATCTTGAGTTTATTTGTGATATTATTCACTTAACTGAATATGAACCTTCGGGGCAGGGTGTAATTCCCTACCGGCGGTGAGGATGCGTTCGTGCGTCTAAGCCCGCGACTCCCGGTGTAACAGCCGGGACTGATTTGGTGAAATTCCAAGGCCGACGGTGAAAGTCCGGATGGGAGAAGGTTATAACAGCTTGTTGTTTATTGAATTTATTCAATGAACTGCAAGTTTGTTTGTCAATGCCCCTGCGGAATGCTTCATCCCGCGGGGGCTTTGTACTTCAACAGAAGGTTCAATTCGAATACATCCTTTAGGAGGTTACGAATTGGCAAACGCATCGAATGTCATTGGCAGCAAGAAAGGCACAGGCAACGCGTTCAACATCCGCGGGATCAACGGCATCTGGTATGTCGCGCTGGGTGCCGTCTTGTGGGGAGTGGATCCGCTTTTCCGGATTCTGTTGTTAAAGAGCTTCACCTCCGCTCAAATTGTGTTCATTGAACACGTATTATTGGCTTGTTACGCGGTGCCTGTGTTTATGAAATACCGTCATGCTTTAGCCGGCAAGATTACGCTCGCCGTGATCGGCGCCCTGCTCTTTATATCCTGGGGCGGCTCGGCCGTCGCCACCATCCTGTTCACCTCAGCGTTCGCGCACGGCAATGCGAATGCGGTGCTACTGCTGCAGAAGCTTCAGCCGCTGTTTGCGATTGTGTTAGCCCGTTTTCTGTTGAAAGAGGCGTTACCGCCTAAGTTCTCCGCCTATATTGCTGTAGCCATTATCGGTACTTATTTATTAACGTTCGGTTTCGCCTTGCCTGACTTAGGGTGGAGCGATCTCGGCACGCTAAGCTGTCTGTTCTCCATCATGGCGGCCATGCTGTGGGGCGGTTCGACGGTGATGGGGAAATTTTTGCTCCAAAAAGATTTCAGCTTTCACCTTGTGACCGCGATGCGTTTCCTGTTAGCTCTTCCCCTGTTGCTGGGGATTATGGTGGCGAGCGGTGACGCTTTTCACCTGAACAGCGAAGCGAATATCGCATTTCTGATCGTCAACTTGCTGTTTCAAGCCTTCTTTCCCGGTTTGCTCAGCATGCTGCTCTATTATAAAGGGCTGTCCTCCACGAAAGCGTCCATGGCCACGCTCGCCGAGCTTGCCTTCCCTGCTGTCGGCGTGTTTATTAACTGGTGGGCTTTCGGCTATACGTTAACGCTTGGCCAATTCGTCGGATTCCTGCTCATTTGGTCCACGTTATGGTTGATGAGTACTCGCCAAACGCTGGCATCCGCGGAGAATACAATCGCTTAATCCTATAGAAAGAGCCCTGGAAACATTCCGATGGAATGCTCCCAGGGCTCTTCTGCAGGTTATGAAAGTTGTGATTGTCTTAAGCGCGTCTCATACCTTTCAAGATGGCGCTGATAATCAATACGACGATAATCGCACCGATGACAGCGGGGATGAAAGCGAAGCCAGCGATGTGCGGACCCCAGTCACCCAGAAGCGCGCCGCCCAACCATGCGCCGATGAAACCGGCGATAATGTTGCCGATAATGCCTCCAGGAATGTCACGACCTACCAGAAGACCGCCTAACCAACCAATAATACCACCAATAATTAATGCCCATAAGAAACTCATGTGTAATTCCTCCTTTAGGATGTTAACAAGTTTGTTTGTTATTTATGTATAACCCAAGATGTCAACTTTTAAGCATCCCTAGAAAAATATTTATGATTTATTTTGGACATCCATAACAGGCTAAGGCTAATTTGTCCGCTTTTATTTAATTTTTACAAATCAAATTCATGACCTGTTCAGGGCTCGGCATGGAAGGAATACCTCCCCTGGACGTTGCCGCAAGTGAACCCGTCGCGTTTCCGTAAGCGATGATTTCCTTGTATTGTTCGGCAGTCAACTGTTGCAAATTCGTCGTCTCATCCAGCAGGCGGCCGAGCACTCCTCCAAGAAACGCGTCGCCGGCCCCTGTCGTGTCGACGACATCCACGGCATAAGCGGGAACTTCCCCGGTCAACGCTCCTGCCCGATAAAAGCAGCCCGCCGGCCCCCGCGTTACACAGATCAGGGAAATGCCGAACTCGTTATGGATCCGGGCGGTGCCCGCGTTTAAATCGCGTTCATCCGTCAGAAACTCCATTTCCTCCTCGGATAGCTTTAACACATCCGCATAAGGCAAACCTTCCCGAATCCGGGCTTTAGCCGTTTCCGGGTCCGGCCACAGGCGCAGCCTGAGGTTCGGATCATAGGAAATCAGGAGACCATGCTCTTTGGCCAGTCTCACCGCGGCTAACGTTGCTGAAGCGGCAGGCTCATGGGTCATGGAGATTGAACCGTAATGAAAGATTCTGGCGCTCCGAATCAAATCTTGATTGACTTCCTCCCAGCTTAACATGTAATCCGCTCCAGGCTTGCGATAAAACGTAAAGCTGCGATCCCCGGACTCATCCAATTCTACAAAGGCAAGCGTTGTGTTTTCCGTCTCGGAAAAGACCAGCCCTTCTGTAGAAATACCGTTTTGCCTCAGAATATCCTCCAGATAATGACCGAAGTGATCCTCGCCTACTTTACCGATGAAAGCCGTCTTCTTTCCTTGTTTGGCCAAGGCGGCCAGCACGTTAGCCGGAGCGCCTCCCGGGTTCTTCTCAAACAGCGATCCATGCGGACCTGTATAAGGTGTAAAATCAATTAAAAGTTCACCTAAAGCAACTACATCCATCTCATCTCGCCCCCGCTAATTTGTTTAGTCATTGGATTTTGGCATACACGCACGTATCTCTGACTGTTGTTCCGTCCGCGGACATTCCTTCATTTCTCATGATGACTTCCAAAGGAAATCCTAATCGCTCCGCCACCGCGCGGCTCTTCACATTTAAGGCGTCGCACCGGATTTCAACCCGCTTCGCTTTCAGGTCGTTAAACGCGTATTGTGCGATCCCCTCGACCGCCTCGGTCATATACCCTTGTCCGCTGTAGCGTGTGTCGATCCAGTAACCGATTTCAAATTTGGGAATGTACCAGTTGATACGATGCAGCCCCGAAGAACCAATCAGTTGATTCGTGTCCTTGTCGAACAGCAACAGCCATAAATCCTCACGTTTCAGGAACCTCAGATGACCTTCGCGCAAAGCAATTTCCGCCTCTTCTTCCGACATTTCTTTTTGGGCAAAAGGTAACCAGTCCTTCAGCTCTTCCAACGATGCCCGGACGGCCTCATACAAGGCTTTCCCGTCGCCGGGCATGGGCATGCGGATACGCAATCGATCGGTGGTGAACTCACTGGGAATGTCCATTAGAATAGGATTAATCGTCATTCTTGGCCCTCCTTCAGGGTGCGATGTAGGTGATTTCCATTCATTGTAATACGTTTATGGTACCGTGGGAAGATGGACATCCGGCTAACGAATCCAGAACACGCTATTCCCTCTTTTTCCAACCATTAGAATTTCTAACGAACTCCAGACACGCTATTGTGTTGTAACCCGCCTCTAAATGACCTATTTCCTATGATTAGCGTTACCTGGATTCGTTACATTTCTGAAGCAGCATATTTAGCCCATTTAGCGTTACCTGGGTTCGTTAGCCTCCAGCCCAGCCAAAAAAGAGCACAGGCCAAAAGCCCATGCTCGCATACTCTCACAAATCAATACTATCTAGCTCGTGCTAATTAACTCAAGCTAATTCACTTAAACTATCTAGCTCATACTCTTTCACGCATCTCACGCCACGTTCTCATGCTTCGCACGCTCATACCCACCTTACCCGCTCCCAACGCTTCATTGGTGCCATTAGTGCACCACTTCCACGCGATCGGCCGTGATGACGTTCCAGGTGGAACTCGCGTTCTTCGTGCCGGTCACCCGCACCTTGACGGTGTGATTGCCCGATGACAGCACCGGGCTGGTCCATACCAGTGTATTATCAACGCGCGATGCGCCGTAGAAATCCGCCTGCACCTCGGCTCCGCCGTCGATGGACACCCCCGCGATGCCGTGATGAGCGTCCTTCGTACCATAGATTTTCACTTGCTTCCCGTTGAAATCGACTTGGTAGAAGCTCCCTGTTGTAGCGGAATAGTGATCGTTGCCCTGATACTTGCCGCCGCCGGTGCTTGTGCTCCATGTGCCCGAGTACTCGAACTGATTCAATCCGGTCCCAACGGTCGCGTCATTCAGCACAGTCGATGCCGGCGTTACGACGATCCGATCCGCCGTGACAACGTTCCAAGCGGAGCTCGCATTCTTGGTCCCGGTGACCCGCACTTTAACCGTGTGGTTCCCCGCCGACAAGACCGGACTGGTCCAAAGTATCGTATTTGGGTTACGAGACGCACTGTACAGATCTACCATCGTCTCTGCTCCGCCGTCAATCGATACGGCCGCTATCCCGTGGTGCGCATCTTTCGTTCCGTACACCTTAACTTGCGTACCTTGAAAGTCGACATCATAATAACTGTTCGTCGTTGCCGAATAATGGTCACCCCCGTTATGATGCGAAGCATCGGAGGAGGTCTGCCACGTTCCAACATAATTGAACTGATTGTTGCCCGTACCCGTCACCGCGTCGTCCACTACAATATCGCCGCCACCGCCGGTGCCTCCGGAACCCGGTACAATATTCACTTCATCCCTGGTGAACACGTAAGGATCGTTGTAGGAGCTTTGAATTTCCCCGTTCGTGTTCTCCGACGTCAGATGACTTCCCCATACCATATGGAACGCATACAACGGCTGGCTGCTGAACGTCGCCGAACCCGGCACCTTGCCGTTCTCCGTAATCGCCATCGGCTTCCCATTCCCTACAGCCAACAGTTCATCATAATACGCTTGCTGGAAGCCGTCATAAATATCCTGACCGACCACGTCCACATAGTCATGACCCGGATAGAAACCGGCCAACGGCTCAGCCCAGTCATTGTTGGCGTTCGCCGACCATACCCAGATGAGATTATCCAGGCCGTGATGGTTCGTGTAGCGGTCATACATATTCATCCACAGCTGCTTGAACTGCGCCTGTCGGCCGCCCCACCAGAACCATCCGGCATTGTTCTCATGGTAAGGCCGCCACAGAACAGGCACACCGGCATCCTCCAATTGCTGCAAATAGCCGGCAATTTCATCCGCCTTGGCAAGCCATTGATTGTACAGCGTCGTGCCCGGCGTAACCAGCTCGGTCATCTCTTGCTCCGTGTACCATCCCTGAACGCTGCCCCAGCCCGCGTTATCCGGATCATTCGGCTTTTGCTGATGCCAGCTGAGCGTCACGATGGAACCCGCTTGATGTTCCGCGATCGCCGCGTTCACCATTCCTTGGCGCTGGTGCTTAATTTCCTCCCATGCGAAATCGCTTCCCCATAGGGCGGGGCGTTTTCCGGTTATATTTTGCACCTGATTAGACCATCCGCTCGGATCTTCAATGTAGTTGAACTGACCGGACAGAATATGGTTACCCGAAGTGTTATACAAGTATTGCAAAAGATCCCTCGAAGCCTGGGTAGCATCCGAATTGACCGGAGGCTGAGCCGCATTCGCGCGTCCGGACAAGCCTGTAAACGCATACATAATGAAGCATAGGGATAAACCAATTGCCAGAACCCGTCGAAATGAATCTTTCACCAACATAAACCTTCCTCCTCTAAATACATAGAATGATGGAGCATTGTGAAATGCTTTGGATAGGGTAACCCTCCCTTCATACCATGAAAGTGTTTACATTTAAAATTATATAGACTCCTAAGCCGGGACGGTAGGCATCGTTTTTCGCTTTAGGTATCCCTTTTTCGGGTGACCTAGTTTCAAAACCCTGTATTTATGGTAATTCTCAGGAGAGTGTTTAATGACGACAGCTATGTCCCTCGAAAAACCTGAACTTGAAGGAGATTGAAGATGGAACGAAATCATACGATGATGCAATTTTTTGAGTGGCATTTAGATAACGACGGGGCACAGTGGAAACGATTGAAAGAAATGGCGCCAGAACTGAAGCAGCGCGGGATTGATTCGGTGTGGATTCCGCCGGTCACGAAGAGCACATCATCGGAAGATACGGGATACAGCGTGTATGACCTGTACGACCTCGGCGAATTTGATCAAAAAGGATCGGTACGCACGAAATACGGCACCAAACAGGAGCTGCATGAAGCCATTGACGCCTGCCACGAGCAAGGGATCATGGTTTATGTGGATTTGGTCATGAACCATAAAGCCGGCGCGGATGAAACGGAACTGATTAAAGTGATTGAAGTGGATGAGAACAACCGGACCGAAGAGAAATCGGAGCCCTTCGACATTGAAGCTTGGACCAAGTTCACTTTTCCGGGCCGGGGAGATCAGTATTCCGCCTTTAAGTGGAATTTCGAACATTTCAACGGTACGGACTTTGATGCGAAGGAAAATCGCACGGGGGTATTTCGAATCTTCGGAGAGAACAAAAAGTGGAATGAGAACGTGGATGACGCCTTCGGCAACTATGACTATTTAATGTACGCCAACATTGACTACAATCACCCCGCAGTCACAGAGGAAATGGTTACATGGGGCAAATGGCTCGCCGAGACCCTGAAATGCAACGGCTTCCGTCTGGATGCGATTAAGCATATTGATTATGATTTCGTGAAATATTTTGCCGAACAGATCATTCAGGAACGCGGTGATGAGTTCTTCATTGTCGGGGAGTTCTGGAATTCCGATCCTGGGGCGTGTCAGGAGTTTCTGGAAACGATCGAGCACAAGATCAGCTTGTTCGATGTCGTGCTTCATTACAATCTGCAGAATGCATCGTTAGCCGGAAGAGATTATGATTTGACCAAAATATTCGACGGCAGCCTGGCGCAAAGCCATCCGATGCAAGCGGTCACGTTCGTGGATAATCACGATTCGCAACCGGGCGAAGCGTTGGAATCTTGGGTAGGCGACGCGTTTAAACAGAGCGCCTATGCTCTGATTCTGCTGCGTCAGGAAGGATATCCTTGCGTATTCTATGGCGATTACTTCGGCATCGGGGGCGAAACGCCGATTGAAAGCAAGAAGATCGCGATTGATCCGCTGCTATACGCGCGTCAGAACAAGGCGTACGGCGATCAGGAAGACTACTTCGACCATGCCAACACGATTGGATGGGTCCGCAGAGGCGTGGCAGAAATCGAGCGATCCGGCTGCGCGGTCGTGATTTCCAACGGGGATGACGGGGAAAAGCGCATGTTCATCAGCGCGGATCGGGCCGGCGAAGTGTGGGTGGATTTGACCAATACCCGTGAAGAACATATCACCATCGAAGAAGACGGTTTTGCGACATTTCCGGTTAACGGCGGAAGCGTGTCGGTGTGGGCTTTGCCGGAATTGGATGTGGAATAAGATAAACAAAGGCTCTGACGCGATTGCGCCAGAGCCTTTATTCATTTTGACGCATTTAACTCGTCAACCACACCCGCATGAGCGAGAACAGTTGATCCATGTTCAACGGTTTGCTGATATAATCGGAAGCGCCGGCGGCCAGGCATTTCTCCCTGTCGTACTTCATGGCTTTCGCGGTGAGCGCGATGACCGGAACCCCTTCAAATTCGGGTAATTTCCGGATGTTTCTCATCGTCTCATATCCATCCATGACCGGCATCATAATATCCATTAAGATGATGTCGAACGATGGTTCCCGCTGTAAAATCTCCATACATTCCTGCCCGTTATCCGCGACCGTAATATCTAGACCTGCCTGCTCCAAAGCTACAGTCAACGCAAAGGTATTTCGAATATCATCATCCACAATCAGAACTCGCTTATTTTTGAATAACAGATCCTCATCCGGGAATTGCGTTTTATCTTTGGATTGTTCGCCTTCCGTGAGGCGCGGCTCGTTCTTCGCGATTACGGAAGAGGAGAATGTCACCAGTTCAGCCGCTGCCGCTGACTCCGAATGTAACTTCAAGGGCTCCAGTTGATGCGAATCTTCATCTTTCAACTGCAGTAAGAACGTGAACGTGCTTCCCACCCTTTCTTCACTCTCCACAACGATAACGCCGCCTAACAAATGGGCAAATTCACGAGATATAGATAATCCCAATCCGGTTCCCCCGTACTTACGGCTGGTTGCTCCGTCTACCTGCTGGAATGCTTCAAAGATGAGGTCTAGTTTATCATGCGGGATTCCTATCCCGGTATCCTTTACAGAGATAGCCACCACGCTTCCCTTAATCTTTACTAGGCCATATCGGTTGTAGTCTTCGTCATCCAGCATGCTGATGGACAGCGTAACCTGTCCTTCACTGGTAAATTTGAACGCGTTAGAGAGTAAATTTCGAATAATCTGGTATAGTCTTTGCTCATCCGTCCAAATGACATCCGGGACATCCGGGCTCATCTCGACATGAAATTCGATCCCCTTCTGCTCCGCCAACGGAAGAAATTGATGTCTCATCATGATCGGAATTTCGGTTACATTCGTGATTTCGGTAACGATATCAATTTTCCCGGCTTCCACCTTGGACAAATCCAATACATCATTAATTAACACCAGCAAGTCGTTCCCGGCCGAATTGACCACTCTGGCATATTCCTGTTCATTCACGGTTAATGTGCCGTTTCTGTTCTCTGCCAGAAGTTGCGATAACACGAGCATACTGTTGAGAGGCGTCCGAAGTTCATGGGACATGTTCGCCAAAAAATTAGATTTATAAGTTGAGATCTCTTGAAGTTTTTTCGTATATTCTTCCATTTCAACACGAGTAATCTCCAATTCTCTTGATTTATTCTCGTTCACTTCATTCTGTTTCTCTAATTCATTGTTCGTATGCTGCAGCACCTCTTGCTGTCTTTCCATTTCTTCAGCTTGCACTTGTAGTTCCTCAGTTTGCACTTGCAACTCTTCGGTCATCACTTGGGACTCTTCAAGTAACCGTTCAATTTCCATACGGGTTTCCACGCTGTCCAGTGCAGTACCTAAGGAATGCGATACGTCCAAGAGCAGTTGGCGGTCCGTCGCGATGAACGTGCCGAACGTCGCTAATTCGACGGCCGCAATAACGCTGCCCTCAAATTCCACGGGAACGATGATCAGATGCTTGGGTTCCGCCTGGCCAAGAGCGGATGCAATCCGTACATACCCCTCGGGAATGTCATTCAACTCCATGACTTGTTTATTCATAATGCTCTGACCTACCAAGCCTTCACCGATGCGAACCGTCTTTAACCCGATATCATCCAGATTCGTGGCGTAAGAGGCTACTTTCAAATACTGTTCCCCGTTCCCCTTCCGGCAGCGTAAATACAAGACCCCGTAAGAAGCGCTCATCATAGGTGCGACCGTATTCAGAAAAGACTGCCCCAGAAGCTTCACGTCCGTCATGCCCTGAAACATTCCGATGATTTCAGCAATATTGGTTTTTAGTTGACTTTGTTGTTCCGTTGTTTCCAGGAGAACATTCATGGCGTCGCCCAATTCACCCACTTCATCGCGGGTTCGGATCTGGATGCGATGGCTTAGATTGCCTCCCGCCGAAGTGATGTCACGAATGGATTGGATGACATCTCTAATCGTTTTTGTGATCGTATTGGAGATGAATAACGCGGAGCCTATGGAAATTCCGCAGACCAATGCTAATAAAATGTAAATGCCCGCTTCAAGCGCCCGGTTCTGTGTGTTTAGCCGATCGGCTCTTTGTTCCGTCAGTTCCAACTCCGTATCCCGAAATATTTTGAACTGAGTACGAACCTCATCTACTTTCATCTTTCCTTTACCGGTATCAAAATAAGCCAGAATCTCATCCATTTTATTTTGTTGCTTGAGCAGAATGACCGGCTCCCCGGAGACGTTAATCCAGCTTTCTATATTGCTTTTAATTTCACTAAGCTTCTGCTTTTGATTCGGATTATCCGAAATGAGGGTATATAAATCATTGTAATACTCTTTCCATGTCGCTCTTCCGCTATTGTAAGGTTCAAGGTAGTTGGTTGCGCCTGTGATTACATACCCCCGTTGTCCTGTCTCCATATCCAACAGCTGTTTTTCAATTTGATAGGTCAGGTTATGGACTTCAATATCATGAGAGATAATGTAATTCTGCTCA
Protein-coding sequences here:
- a CDS encoding CHASE3 domain-containing protein; this encodes MIIINNQISHLKNEQNYIISHDIEVHNLTYQIEKQLLDMETGQRGYVITGATNYLEPYNSGRATWKEYYNDLYTLISDNPNQKQKLSEIKSNIESWINVSGEPVILLKQQNKMDEILAYFDTGKGKMKVDEVRTQFKIFRDTELELTEQRADRLNTQNRALEAGIYILLALVCGISIGSALFISNTITKTIRDVIQSIRDITSAGGNLSHRIQIRTRDEVGELGDAMNVLLETTEQQSQLKTNIAEIIGMFQGMTDVKLLGQSFLNTVAPMMSASYGVLYLRCRKGNGEQYLKVASYATNLDDIGLKTVRIGEGLVGQSIMNKQVMELNDIPEGYVRIASALGQAEPKHLIIVPVEFEGSVIAAVELATFGTFIATDRQLLLDVSHSLGTALDSVETRMEIERLLEESQVMTEELQVQTEELQVQAEEMERQQEVLQHTNNELEKQNEVNENKSRELEITRVEMEEYTKKLQEISTYKSNFLANMSHELRTPLNSMLVLSQLLAENRNGTLTVNEQEYARVVNSAGNDLLVLINDVLDLSKVEAGKIDIVTEITNVTEIPIMMRHQFLPLAEQKGIEFHVEMSPDVPDVIWTDEQRLYQIIRNLLSNAFKFTSEGQVTLSISMLDDEDYNRYGLVKIKGSVVAISVKDTGIGIPHDKLDLIFEAFQQVDGATSRKYGGTGLGLSISREFAHLLGGVIVVESEERVGSTFTFLLQLKDEDSHQLEPLKLHSESAAAAELVTFSSSVIAKNEPRLTEGEQSKDKTQFPDEDLLFKNKRVLIVDDDIRNTFALTVALEQAGLDITVADNGQECMEILQREPSFDIILMDIMMPVMDGYETMRNIRKLPEFEGVPVIALTAKAMKYDREKCLAAGASDYISKPLNMDQLFSLMRVWLTS